The Anabaena sp. PCC 7108 region AGAAGACCTGTACTAAAATTTAGGCATTACAGTCATAACCGCGCCTTGAAAATCATTTACAAGGTAGCAATCAGGAAAAAAAGTTTTTTATCCTTATTTCTGGTTGTCTAAATACAAAATTTCTTTTGCCATTATTGTTGGACAAAAGTTAAAAGGGGGAGTAAAAATGGATATTTCATTTCTGCCCCCTTTGTTTTTTACTGACTGAATATTTCCTAAGTAGGTTGGCGTTAAAAATTGTCGTTATGACAAGGGAACAGGGAACTCTTAACAGGGAACAGAGAAGAGGTTTTGGGAGATTTTACTTTTCGTTACATAGTACTCTTCGAGAAGCCGCTGCGCGTCTACGGTTTTTTTCCGGTCACCTACTTAATTGTTCAAGAAAGGCTTAATACCGTTGCCAAGCATTTTAATTTGCGTACCAGGATAATAGAACTGGAGAATTTTGTTACTGGACCAACCTAGCTTGGCTAAATGTTGAGCGCCTGTTTGACTTAATCCAACACCATGTCCTAGCCCACCACCGATAAAGGCATATCCCCACACACCTGGTGTACCCTTGTTTATGGGTTGCAGATAAAACAGTGTACTGCGGGGAGCCGCAAAAGCACTGCGGACTTCATCTTTGTGAAGAACAAAAACGCCGATATCAGTTTTCACGGCTAAATCCAGAATCCTACCACTTTCACTCCGCTTAACTACAGCTATAGCCTGAATTGTTTTAAATTTGGCATAGGGACTCTTTTTGACGCGCAAAAATTTCTGCAAGTCTTTGGTAATGTCCTCTAGGCTGGTTTGCTTGTTCCAGCGAAATACATCCCAGCTACTTTCATTAAATCCTTGTTGCAGGTTAATAAACTGTTGGAAATTTTTTTCGTCTGCTAAACTCTTTTTAGATAGATTCCAAAGATTTGTAGATGCATCAATAATAGGTCGTAAATAGGGACGATCTTCGCCATTCCAAACATCGCTAAAAGAAGCTGTAACACCACCTGTAGTCGAAGAATATAGGGCATCTACTAACTCGTTATTATAGGTTAGTACCATACCGCGTGTGGTAGCGATCGCTTGATCTGTTATCTTTGCCACTCCGTTCAGCCCATCATAAACTTGGCAGTGGGTATCGGCACATAATTGGTAGTCATCAACAGCAAACCTGCGTAAATTCCTAAGAGCATAGGTGCGAGCAATAACTGCCTGGGCTTCTAGAGATGTCTTGGGCGCACTCGTACCAATTTCATAGGGTAAAACTCCCCGTAAATAGGTTTCTAAGGGGACTTGATTAACCAAAGAGTAAGTACCGTAGGCGTTGGGTTGCAAGTTCATCCTGCCAGCATAAAGACGAGCATTCCCGGTTTTTTCGCTTTTATTTACCCGAATTAAGTTCTTTTCAGTGCTAATTTCTAGAAAGTTCTGGCTGTAGCGTTTACCGTTGACTACCCAACTGACTCGCGGGACTTGTTTGAGAATTTGGGTATCTAGGTAGGGAAGTTTCTGTCCAGAAGTTTCTATACTTTGTAATAACAAGCGTCGGAGTAAAGGACTGCTGTAAACATCTCGTTTTGCCCATACTTGCCAGCGTTCTGGCTGGGCTATTTCCACCTGTATTCCTTGATCACGCCAGCTTTTGGCACTGTCTTCCGCCGTTTCAAAGGTGCGGTAGTTACCTAAAACCACTACCTCTTGAACTTTGGGTGCGGGTAGGACTTCCATGACTGTTTCCAGTTGAATGGGGTTAGATGTGACTAGGGTTTGAGGCTGATTATTTACTGAAAATTTTAGCTTTAAGCGATCGCCCTTTGTTGGTGTTAGTTCCAGTTTGGCTGCGGGTGTTGCTCCAAATCGCTGTACAATCCCAATTTTTAGTTCTATGTCTGGGCTATTGTTTACAGGCTCGGATGCAGCAGTTAGTCCTAATAAACAAAAGGTCGTTAGTATTTTGTAGGCAGAACGACAGAAAAAAATTTTCATGGAAACTGGATTTTGCTCCCACAGTGAGGCTTTGGGGCTGATTTTAATTGGTTTTGCAGTGTTTTTGCAGTGTCGCATACCCATTCCCATAATAGCATTACCATTTTTTTGCCCAACACTTGCTTTATTGAAGTCATAACGACTATGATTTATCTACATGTACAAAACTAATCAGCAAATTTTTTTATGGTTAGGATTCAAGAAATTCCCTTAAATCAAATTCAGCGTCCCTTGCCGCGTCAAAACGATCCCCAGAAAGTAGCATCTTTAATGGCATCGATAGCGGAAATTGGGCAGCAAGAACCAATAGATGTCCTAGAAGTAGATGGACGTTATTATGGCTTTTCTGGTTGCCACCGCTATGAAGCTTGCCAGCGCTTAGGCCAAGAAACTATTATAGCCAGAGTTCGTAAAGCCACTAAGAGTGTTCTCAAGATGCACTTAGCTTAAACAGGGAATAGGGAACAGTAATAGAAAAAGGGATTGAGAACCCCACCATCTTTAACTTGCCACTTTAATTCAGTTATTTGGAGTCAAAAATCATGTCATTTCCAGTAAAAGTCAAAAATGTCAACATCGGTATTAATGATGCTAGTAGAGGCGAAATTGCCGAAGGATTGTCTCGCTTATTGGCTGACACCTATTCACTTTATCTGAAAACTCACAATTTTCATTGGAATGTGACAGGTCCAATGTTCCAAACATTGCATCTGATGTTTGAGACACAGTATACAGAACTAGCCTTAGCAGTGGATTTAATTGCCGAAAGGATTAGAGCGCTGGGCTATCCCGCACCAGGAACTTATAGTGAATATGCCAAACTGAGTTCGATTCCAGAAACTCCTGGAGTTCCTAAAGCAAAGGAAATGATCCAGCTATTAGTAGAAGGACAAGAAACCTTAGTCAGAACTGCCCGATCTATCTTCCCATTGGTAGATGCAGTTAATGACGAACCTAGTGCAGATTTATTAACTCAAAGGATGCAGGTTCATGAAAAAACTGCTTGGATGTTGAGAAGTTTGCTGGAAGAGTAGAGATTGAGCAAATGGGGTATAATAGGGAACAATGCTGTATACCCCATGCTTTATGTTAAATAATGATTTCACCAAAAAGTTGCAGAATTTAATGCAACGTGTGGGTATTTCCAGTTTTAAAGCTTTAAGTCGTGCTGCTGGGGTTTCAGAGCGGCAAATCCTGTGTTTACGACATGGAAAGCTTGAGCAGATGCGATTAGAGGTACTACTTAAGCTAGGCAAAATATTACAAATATCATTAGATGAATTAGTAGCAACTTTTTCAGATAGGATTGCTAATTCCCAAATACTGGCTGCGGAAGTCAACACACAGCATTTAAATACAGAGACAAAATTATTACAAGAAATTGCTGAGTTAAAAGCGGAGTACCGGAGAATTTTGCTGACAGTTGAACAACAACGAGAGTTATTACAGCAAGAGTTTCAGCAGTCTAGTTTGCAAATTTTGGAGTCTTTATTATTGTTTTGGCCGACAGCAGCGCAAAAGGTTAAGGAGAATCCCCAGTTAGATGCGGTAAAAATATTAGTGCCTTTAGTGCAGAATTCCTTAGATAAATTATTACAGGCTTGGGGTGTAGAA contains the following coding sequences:
- a CDS encoding SpoIID/LytB domain-containing protein, which translates into the protein MKIFFCRSAYKILTTFCLLGLTAASEPVNNSPDIELKIGIVQRFGATPAAKLELTPTKGDRLKLKFSVNNQPQTLVTSNPIQLETVMEVLPAPKVQEVVVLGNYRTFETAEDSAKSWRDQGIQVEIAQPERWQVWAKRDVYSSPLLRRLLLQSIETSGQKLPYLDTQILKQVPRVSWVVNGKRYSQNFLEISTEKNLIRVNKSEKTGNARLYAGRMNLQPNAYGTYSLVNQVPLETYLRGVLPYEIGTSAPKTSLEAQAVIARTYALRNLRRFAVDDYQLCADTHCQVYDGLNGVAKITDQAIATTRGMVLTYNNELVDALYSSTTGGVTASFSDVWNGEDRPYLRPIIDASTNLWNLSKKSLADEKNFQQFINLQQGFNESSWDVFRWNKQTSLEDITKDLQKFLRVKKSPYAKFKTIQAIAVVKRSESGRILDLAVKTDIGVFVLHKDEVRSAFAAPRSTLFYLQPINKGTPGVWGYAFIGGGLGHGVGLSQTGAQHLAKLGWSSNKILQFYYPGTQIKMLGNGIKPFLNN
- a CDS encoding ParB N-terminal domain-containing protein, whose protein sequence is MVRIQEIPLNQIQRPLPRQNDPQKVASLMASIAEIGQQEPIDVLEVDGRYYGFSGCHRYEACQRLGQETIIARVRKATKSVLKMHLA
- a CDS encoding Dps family protein; translated protein: MSFPVKVKNVNIGINDASRGEIAEGLSRLLADTYSLYLKTHNFHWNVTGPMFQTLHLMFETQYTELALAVDLIAERIRALGYPAPGTYSEYAKLSSIPETPGVPKAKEMIQLLVEGQETLVRTARSIFPLVDAVNDEPSADLLTQRMQVHEKTAWMLRSLLEE
- the grpE gene encoding nucleotide exchange factor GrpE, which produces MLNNDFTKKLQNLMQRVGISSFKALSRAAGVSERQILCLRHGKLEQMRLEVLLKLGKILQISLDELVATFSDRIANSQILAAEVNTQHLNTETKLLQEIAELKAEYRRILLTVEQQRELLQQEFQQSSLQILESLLLFWPTAAQKVKENPQLDAVKILVPLVQNSLDKLLQAWGVEAIASVGAEIPYNPQLHQLLAGTAQPGEIVKVSYIGYSQGEKLLYRVQVNRLTNVQG